The segment taagaatcatgcctttgaaaaaaagggactagccttacatacctttacgtcacTCTAGCTTTATCGACTAAGTGCTCCCCTCCAatactcacaattctacattcaagagagttcgtactagGATAGATAACCAGAAACATGCTTGAAGCTAAACTAAGgcaactaagggctaacgaaaattgggcagcacttcctttgtttctacaactttctccatgtGATACaaaaactcccaaacatcaataacaacatccataatatcataatcaataacttcttcaagttaggcattattcaatcctcacaaTTCTCTTTCAAATCATCCACACCCATtactacaatacaacaacatGTTCATTTTTCACATAATACTCCCCTAACgacattagcatcattcataacaaaactatactcatttcatgctaagaatcatgactcaattgaacttactactcaaaataccattatttccatatttgagctcatattctatattcttctttaatctaagtctttcaaacACTCAATACCtctaataacatgaaataagtgcaAAACGCACCTTTGAATATGTAGaaatggtctttggatgaagatattccacttgagaaaaaccccaacttcaacactaaagaagttcttgacttgtatcaaccctagtgagcatccatGTACTTGATTCTACCAACTCTTGATGTTTAGCCCttaatttctcttggatatATGTTAAAATGGTATGGACAAGCttctagaggttttgagagagttgaagaatgagtgaaatgaaaaatgaggacttGGGGtctcttttataaaaaaaattaaaagctgcCCGACGAGGATTATATGGTACGAACGACGAAGCGTCGATCTGAGCGTCAAAGTTGTAAAATTTCCAGTGAGCAACTTTCGTTACCTTTCATTCTACGGTGAGAAGGACGGTCCGTCGAACTGATCGACGGAGCGTCGATCTACTCCGTCGAATGGTCTTTGCGCTAAATCAATTCTACACACAATCAACGAAGCGTCGACCCATCCGACGGTACAAATAACGACCGTCGAACCCCCTTTTGGCAGAACTGTAATGAAGTTTCATTTTGAAGAACTTTcctctcttgcctcaaatgtctttggaatcttaattagaatcattaagcatcccttcttacttgaagggacatcatatacaccttaacttacgtTAGTCCATTCACCACTCAGTAACTGGaaattccgaggtgtaacaactaaTCACGAGAAGAAGAAGCGAATTTTGCATGATAGTCATTTCTATGTGTGGGATGAGCCCTATCTCTACAGGGTTGGCACAGATCAACTGATTAGAAGATGTATCCTCGAGGAAGAGGCCCCCATGATTCTTGAGAAGTGTCACGTGTCACCCTATGAGGGACATCATGCCGGTGATAGAATAGCCGCAAAGGTACTTCAATCTGGTTTCTATTGACCTACTTCGTTCAAAGATGCTCATGAATTTGTGAAAGCCTGCGATAGCTGCCATAGAACTGGAAATATCTCCAAGCGTCATGAAAGGCCTTTAAAAGACATCTTGGAGATTGAACTATTTGACGTGTGGGGTATCGACTTCATGGGCCCCTTCATACCGTCCAAGGGGAATAAGTACATATTGGTTATTATAGACTATATCTCGAAGTGGGTGGAAGCCATTGTACTTCCCACCAATAATGCTAGTGTGGTAGCAGTATTTCTGAAGAAgaatatattgatgagaattggaACCCCGAGAGCCATCATCAACGATCAAGGTGCGCACTTTTGGAACCAACTATTTGATAAATTGTTGCTCAAGTATGGGGTGAAACACAAGATAGCGACTGCTTATCATCCTCAGATGAGTGGTCAAGTGGAGGTATCAAATCGAGAAATTATAAGGATTTTGGATAAGACTGTGAGCATGAGTAGGAAAGATTGGTCGCTGAAGCTCGATAATGCCCTGTGGGTATACAAAACAACCTACAAAACTCCTAGGCACATCCCCTTATAAGCTCATCTTTGGTAAGGCATGTCATCTACCGGTTGAGCTCAAGCATAGAGCGTACTGGATGATAAAGAAGTTTAATTTAGACATCGTTCAAGCTGGAGAAAAGAGATTGTTGCAGCAACACGAGTTGGACGAATTTCGCTATCATGCTTATAAGAACTCGAAAATGTACAAGGAAAGGACAAATAGAATTCACGACAAGCGCATCCAACCTCGTGAGTTTGAGCCTGGACAGTTAGTCTTGTTGTATAACTCTAGGCTGAAGATTTTCGGAGACAAGTTGAAGAGCAAGTGGTTTGGACCATTGGAACTCGTTGGGGTAACCGCACATGGGGCGGTTGAGCTGAAATGGCTCAATGCAGAACAGACATTCTTGGTAAATGGACAGAGGGTCAAGCACTACTTTGGAGAGGTCATCAATCCAGAGAAGACCTCGGTGGAATTAGAAGAGGATTGAGGGAGCCTGTGTCGTGCCGCGGCGTCAATCAAGCACTTATCGGGAAGCAACCCGTGTTTGTAAAAgtagcataaattaaaaaaaataacaaaaacatgaaataatgagaaaaattcaaaaaacgtCATGCCACGACCTTAACTAAGGCACTGGTTGGGAGGCAACCTAATAATTTTACAAGTTATATGTCACTCTTATTCAAGTTGTAGGACTAGGGAAGGAGGAGGACCACAAAATTTGcgaaaaaagtcaaaaaatcgTTCCAGGTTTGTCGTATTGCAGGTCCAACGCCTGAACAAAAATTTGACACCACCTTGTTTTTTAGTGTTGCACCCGCGACGCGGGCGTAATGcctgcacaaaaaaaaaatttactgaAATTGAAATTTCTGTGTTGGACCTGTGATGTGGGAGAGAGACctgttcaaaaaaaattaagtttaaaaAGGGGGCCGGCCCCTCTCATTCCCATTCCCTCTCCAATTCAAAGTAACTCTCCCTCTCCTCTCCCTTCTCAAAAATGAATTCCTCCACCTTCCCTTTCCCCAAAATCCATAGGAAACCCAAAAATAAACTTCAAGAACTTGTGATTTCATCTCCTAACATCAAGAGGTAAgcaaaatattttctatattctcTTGTTCTTGAAGATTGAAAGCTAAAAAACTAGGGTTGTTGGGTTTGGGCGAATTTTGGGAGGGGTTTGGTATTGATTAATTGTTCTTGTTGTCTAGGTCTAGGAAGTGACTCCCATTGTAGAAGGGAGGGTTTTCAATCCTTCATTGTCACTCAAAATTCAAAGAAGGATTCTATGCCTGCAAGGTGTTCGTAAAAATGCTTGAAGGAgttttttgtataaaaattgtgaagTCTTGAGTAGCAATATGAATATGAACCCTTGGACATCAATTGTGACTAAGAATTTTGGATTGGGTTGAGAAAATCATGAACCACCAACCCTAAGTCCTAAAGCATGAACTTGTGATATTtgtgattttgttttcttttgtctCTAGTGTAGGATTAGATAgcttctttgtttttgttttccctTTGTAGTATGGTTTGAAGTAAGTGTGGGTTACTTCAACCCCAATAGATGTTTTCCCTTTGTAGTATGGTTTGAAGTGAGTGTGGGTTAGTTCAACCCCAATAGAACTTTAACGACAATAACCATGAATAGGGCccgaaaagaagaaaaacatataCTTGAAAAAGGGCCACACAATCTAAacttgaaaacatgaaaaagaatTAAGTGTGGGGTCATGAAACTTTGAAATTGGTTTCATTGTTTAGTATTGTGTTGTTTTTGCAGGAAAAATGGCTAACACAAAAGGCAAAGAAAAAGTTGCTGCCACCTCCACCTCTCAGGGCACGAAAAGGGCTAGAGCTAAACCCTCAAAAGCAAAGAAATCAGTGAAGTCCACTTCGAGGGGTAAGCAGCCAGGTGCACCTATTCCTCGACCTCCACCTGGGAGAGCTGCGCCGGATCTACTTGCGATGGCAGGGGATTGGTATTCACAATTCAAACCCACACTCAGGTACATGTATGAGCTGGCCATAAACCCATCCAATCTGGAGTGCATGTTCTGTAATGTTTACAACAAGCTTGTTGAGATGAGGTGGATGAAAGTATTTGAATCACCAGGGCCGTGCACATTGATCTGGTACTTGAATTTTATGCTAACATCCGGTTCCCTTGAGACAGTACATGGCCGAAGAGTGTTTACTTAAGGGATGAAAGGGTGTCGATCTCAGCAATCACATTGTTTGCACATCTTGGGGTCCCTGATTATCCCACTGAGCCATTGGAGAAGTTCATCAGATGGCTTGACTACAAGGCCATCCGAGAGACATTGTGTGGCCCTGATTTGAAAGCTTCCTAGGCCCGTTATGCAGGTAATAATAGGCAACACAAGTTCTTAAGGATGAGAAATTTCTACCAAGAAGCCAGGGTTTGGCTGCGTCTCTTGAACAACCGCATCTTGCCACTGGAGCACTATTCAGAagtgtaaaaaaaaagagtgtgCATTGTTTTCTTCTTGATGACGGGATAGCCTGTCAACATAGGGCACTTGATGAAGCAAGAGATGAAAAAAGTTCGTGAGAGTGTACCTCCGAGACTGAGTTTTGGAAACAACCTCACGCCGTACATACATCACCTTAATGAAAACCTGCAGAGTCCACATAACAGGGTCTTAGGAGCACCAGAGGAGGTACTTCACATTTTAAATGTCAAAGCGCTCGAGCTCAGTAAGAAACAACAGCTCCCCCCGTCCGAAGAGAGAGCGGGCCAATCTACCTTGTTGCCTTACTATACAAGATGGCGATTTGCGCAGGTGAGAAATATGATGTGGATTTTTTTGGGGTGTTTGCTGAGGTCCCACACACTACATACTCTCGAGCTCATGTGGGTGAGGATTCTAGGCTACCAGTTGATGAGGAAGTGAACTCGGTGGACTTGATAGAGGCTGACATCGCCGCTGGTGAAGAGGTGGAGTCACAGATGGCAGAGGAAGAGAATGAAAAGGATGCTTAGATGGAAGCCCAGCCTGAGAATGGCAAGGCTAATGACTTTAATGAGGATGACTAGGTCGTAGTGGGCCCCAGGGAGCATTTCTTACATTACTTATTTTTATGGTTTTTAATCTATATACACTGAGGGCATTACAtgattttaagtgtggggtgggaaatACGTACCTGGATTTGTAACAACTTGAGGTTGCTGATGATGACTATTATATGCCTtaggattttttattttttttagtttgagTCTTAgtgtcggaaaaaaaaaaggaagagttGGAAAACTTCAAAAAGATTTATATTTTCGTTGATAACTTCTTAAGTCTCTCATTAGTTGGAATTTATCATCCACCCCCATTagttttcttatggcctcggttctttcccgaGTGGGGCCTTTGAACCGGGCGTAGTTAGATTTTTCTATTTAGTCGTATAAAGGGCTTTTCCTGATGACGGGTGGATGACAACCTGCTTGAGGGAAAATTAGTCCTTAGGTGGAACATTCAAATGCTAGGTGCGCGGGTTAGGCGATATATTGGCACATGAGCAATTCTTGATTTTAAGTTGAAAGCATGCCTTGAAATCGCATCACTTTTCTCGAAGCACCTAAAAATTGGATTTGTTTGATTCATGCATGACCCACTTAACATTGTTAAtatattgttgtttgattcaAGGGACAACCATATCCCTCTTGCGTTGAATGTGTGACATGTGTGTGTAAGGTTTTGCTATTGTATCCCTGCTTGGTAttgacatctagaacttgcaccGTATGTTCGTGAAGCGAAATGAAGTTTGAGTGAACCTAGGAAGTGATATAGGAATTTATTTGATTAGTCACTAAAAATCCTAAATTGTTCATCCAAGCAATGTGAAAATATGACCCTAGTTAGCCCCTTTGAgcctttagccttttctttgataACAGTCGATTAGCCCGTACCTCTTCATTCTACTTAGCTTGACTTTTTTATCCAAAATACTCCATGAGCACTTTAATGATTGAAATATGTAACGGGAGTTGCGATGTGAATAAAAAGggggattggttgttgattgaaatctaGGAAGTCTATGGGAGCACCAAATAAACAGAACAAACTCATTTGTTAGTTGGGGATTGcttaaaaagagagagagagagagagagagagagagagagagagagagagagagataagagcatttagaaaagaaaaagaaaaaaaaaaaagagaaagaaaagtttCCCTGCTAACTTGTGTGATAATAAAGAATGGTgcttaaaatgaaaaagaagacaaaGGGTGAATTGGGAGAAGTTGAATGTTGGTTGGTGGTTGGTTTTTGGCTAGTGAAGGAACTGTGCGAAATAATAAGTGTATAtgtattaaagtgcttagggaggttagcCACTATTACCCAAATATTTCCTACCCGTCCCTTAGCCTATATTACAACCCTCTAAGTCCTACTTGATTCTAGGTTCATCATACTTAAATTAGTAGAGCGGTTACATTACGGGCAAGCCTATGGGATATTATTTATGAGTGTGAGCGGATTTGTAGATTCTACATGCATTAATATAAAGATATATATGATTCATGTGAGATATGGACAACTCTCTTTCGGTGAGGGCACATAGTTGGCAATAGAGTGGTGAAGTGTTGATCTCTTGAAAAACTTGCTTAACATGTTTAAAGTGGTGTCGATTTAGTCAAGTGTCCTAAAAGTGAAATGTTTTGAGATAGTGGTTGTATGTACTAAAATATGAGAGGTTTCTTTTTATCTTTGGCATGACTTTCGGAAATATTGGCTCATTGTGcggttttggaagattttttgtgaatttgccgttgttgacacctaattttcaccgcataggacgcgtattttaattctcaaaattcccgagtcaaagacggagcGAGGATGCaccttcaaaattaaaatttcaataattctaagaaaattgaaaaaattgacgtttaattattattctaaaaaaattgataattgcaagaaaattacgagttatttactttcatagaTATAATTCAAAAATGAAAATGCGTATCCTGCCACGCGTATCATGCCCCATCTAActcgggaaaattgttaattgaGACGACgtatgagttatggtttatttTTTACCGCACTTTTTGCATGCTTAAGTATTCTctggaactatatcaatattaggcttgttttgaagctaatattttaaatttgaaa is part of the Lycium ferocissimum isolate CSIRO_LF1 unplaced genomic scaffold, AGI_CSIRO_Lferr_CH_V1 ctg2348, whole genome shotgun sequence genome and harbors:
- the LOC132043378 gene encoding uncharacterized protein LOC132043378; this translates as MIKKFNLDIVQAGEKRLLQQHELDEFRYHAYKNSKMYKERTNRIHDKRIQPREFEPGQLVLLYNSRLKIFGDKLKSKWFGPLELVGVTAHGAVELKWLNAEQTFLVNGQRVKHYFGEVINPEKTSVELEED
- the LOC132043377 gene encoding uncharacterized protein LOC132043377, with protein sequence MAPSWVMTVLARCEETNLVLNWEKCHFMVREGIFLGHKISSKGIEVDNAKIKAIEKLPPPISVRGVRSFLGHASFYRQFIKDFSKVANPMCKLLEKDVKFVFNEACLMAFDELKKRENQVPYHLSRLEDREHVDEAVVIKETFPDEQLFALRSAEVPCCHRTGNISKRHERPLKDILEIELFDVWGIDFMGPFIPSKGNKYILVIIDYISKWVEAIVLPTNNASVVAVFLKKNILMRIGTPRAIINDQGAHFWNQLFDKLLLKYGVKHKIATAYHPQMSGQVEVSNREIIRILDKTVSMSRKDWSLKLDNALWVYKTTYKTPRHIPL